A genomic stretch from Erigeron canadensis isolate Cc75 chromosome 9, C_canadensis_v1, whole genome shotgun sequence includes:
- the LOC122582485 gene encoding scarecrow-like protein 14 — MVMESREDEYFDYANYLSLDDESFLPVFSQSPGVTNGYRFREEPPLDLSYLKIPDTTINSGSCTSDESSCLSSQAGSPDELSECVFKYINQILVDENLESKHSMFHDPLALQVTERSFYEALGENYTPESNVENPEDNFFSSGLSEHSTNSYPSCCNSTDSYCPSGDFFEVKSSVEPKPSLEYPSLSSFDSTSTTGSVKNDQFGTSNSMINTHIAENIFTDSESILQFNRGMEEASKFLPPSKPLILDLGHYNLPSNTRDTFSEVFVKEEFVDIDNSSNRYRGRKHYQIEDNGYEEERSKKLPAVHSEEDVLSELFDRVVLCNDPGGPLSMTSYEEPVKQVPRKLQQNGQTYRYSSGWISHSWGGSSGKPMDVRTLLVNCAHSVAANDHMTANEQLRQIRQHASPLGDPPQRLAYIFANALEARLAGTGSQLYAAKSAMTISAADKLKACQVYLAACPFKKVAISFMNKVIHEAASTATTLHIIDFGIEYGFPWPVIIKKLSQRPGGPPKLRITGIELPRPGFRPAEGVEETGRSLAKYCAKFNVPFEYNAIATQNWEKIKLEELKLRRNECLVVNTLIRFKNLLDESVVVDSPRDGVLKLIREMKPDIFLQTVVNGSYSSPVFVTRFKEALFHFSNMFDMFDAVVDRDDEHRLNFEKEFCGREVINVIACEGAERVERPETYTQWQARLKRAGLKIKPLNRDLVSELRAKVKAGYHKDFVFDDDGKWMLQGWKGRILRATSCWVPA; from the coding sequence ATGGTCATGGAATCGAGAGAAGATGAATATTTTGATTACGCTAATTATTTGTCTTTGGATGATGAGAGCTTCTTGCCCGTTTTCAGTCAGTCGCCTGGCGTTACTAATGGATATAGATTCAGAGAGGAGCCTCCTTTAGATCTCAGTTATTTGAAAATTCCTGACACAACGATAAATTCTGGTTCATGTACTTCAGATGAATCTTCGTGTTTGTCCTCACAAGCTGGCTCTCCTGATGAGCTTTCTGAATGTGTTTTTAAGTACATAAACCAGATTCTCGTAGATGAGAATTTGGAGAGTAAACATAGTATGTTCCATGACCCGTTAGCTTTACAAGTGACCGAGAGATCATTCTATGAAGCTCTTGGTGAGAATTACACCCCTGAATCGAATGTTGAAAACCCTGAAGATAACTTTTTTAGTAGTGGTTTAAGCGAGCACAGTACAAATAGTTACCCAAGTTGTTGCAATTCTACCGATTCTTACTGTCCCAGTGGTGATTTCTTTGAGGTTAAATCATCAGTTGAACCAAAACCTTCTCTTGAATACCCTTCATTGTCATCATTTGATTCTACCTCTACCACTGGTAGTGTCAAAAATGATCAGTTTGGCACATCAAACTCGATGATAAACACACATATTGCTGAAAATATTTTCACTGATAGCGAGTCTATCTTGCAGTTCAATAGAGGGATGGAGGAAGCTAGTAAATTCCTTCCTCCTAGTAAACCTCTTATTTTGGATTTGGGTCATTACAACTTGCCTTCAAATACACGAGATACTTTTTCAGAGGTCTTTGTCAAAGAGGAGTTTGTCGATATAGATAACTCATCCAATCGGTATAGAGGACGCAAACATTACCAAATAGAAGATAATGGTTATGAGGAAGAAAGGAGTAAAAAACTGCCTGCTGTTCATTCGGAAGAAGATGTGTTGTCCGAGTTATTTGATAGAGTTGTTCTCTGTAACGATCCCGGAGGTCCATTATCAATGACCTCTTATGAAGAACCTGTTAAGCAAGTGCCGAGAAAGTTGCAGCAAAATGGACAAACATACAGGTATAGTAGTGGCTGGATTTCACATTCTTGGGGAGGAAGTTCTGGTAAACCGATGGATGTTAGGACTCTTTTGGTTAACTGTGCACATTCAGTTGCTGCTAATGATCATATGACTGCAAATGAACAATTGAGGCAGATAAGACAACATGCTTCTCCTCTCGGTGATCCTCCACAGCGGTTAGCTTATATATTTGCTAACGCTCTTGAGGCACGCTTAGCTGGAACTGGATCCCAGCTTTACGCCGCTAAAAGTGCCATGACAATCTCAGCAGCTGATAAGTTGAAAGCGTGTCAGGTTTATCTTGCAGCCTGCCCTTTCAAGAAGGTAGCCATTTCCTTTATGAATAAAGTCATACATGAAGCAGCCTCAACAGCGACTACCCTGCATATAATAGATTTCGGTATTGAATATGGTTTCCCGTGGCCGGTTATTATTAAGAAACTATCACAAAGACCTGGTGGACCACCTAAGTTGAGGATTACTGGAATCGAGCTCCCAAGACCTGGTTTTAGGCCAGCTGAAGGGGTAGAGGAGACTGGTCGTAGTTTAGCTAAGTATTGTGCAAAGTTTAACGTCCCGTTTGAGTATAATGCTATAGCAACTCAAAACTGGGAAAAGATTAAATTAGAAGAACTCAAGCTCCGGAgaaatgagtgtcttgttgtaAACACTCTGATTCGGTTTAAAAATTTGCTTGATGAATCCGTTGTTGTAGACAGTCCACGAGATGGTGTTCTGAAGTTGATTAGGGAAATGAAGCCAGATATATTTCTGCAGACTGTAGTCAATGGATCTTATAGCTCTCCGGTTTTTGTCACTCGTTTCAAGGAGGCTCTTTTTCATTTCTCGAATATGTTTGATATGTTTGATGCTGTTGTAGACCGTGACGATGAGCACAGGCTGAACTTTGAGAAGGAATTTTGTGGGCGTGAAGTTATTAATGTGATTGCATGTGAAGGTGCTGAGAGAGTGGAGAGGCCTGAGACCTACACGCAGTGGCAAGCCCGACTGAAAAGAGCTGGATTAAAGATCAAGCCCTTGAACCGGGATCTTGTTTCTGAACTGAGGGCCAAGGTGAAAGCAGGATATCATAAAGattttgtgtttgatgatgatggTAAATGGATGCTACAGGGATGGAAGGGTCGGATATTGCGTGCTACTTCATGTTGGGTACCAGCCTAG